Proteins from a single region of Megachile rotundata isolate GNS110a chromosome 7, iyMegRotu1, whole genome shotgun sequence:
- the LOC143264802 gene encoding uncharacterized protein LOC143264802 isoform X2: MQVHAFYGKRLVIMFAVFMTVLYHISPIILDKILPLNESRPVMFPIDLEFLIDEEQHPILNTFLKYLMLIMDVTVIVGTESLMIMLSSHLAGLYEVASYYFEKAVLAELSAPYLPRDCSNYRSNTYIARGVILHRMARQFGHDASNQSKLSYIPAVIFGVIALSIHFFCLSQTVLQTVDIRETILSLLLIISTLGYMFWMNLAVEHIIEAVESISLRTYNTNWYETSIATQKLLQLIILNSNRGFEFNFMSVYTPSIEGFAVLLKTSVSYFTVLLSMQ, from the exons ATGCAAGTGCATGCTTTTTATGGGAAACGTCTAGTAATAATGTTTGCGG TGTTTATGACGGTACTATACcatatttctcctattattttgGACAAAATTTTACCATTAAATGAGAGTCGCCCAGTAATGTTTCCAATAGATTTGGAATTCTTGATTGACGAAGAACAACATCCAATTCTCAACACTTTCCTGAAATATTTGATGCTGATAATGGACGTGACAGTAATTGTTGGGACGGAATCGCTAATGATTATGCTCAGCTCGCACCTCGCTGGATTATACGAAGTTGCTAG ttattatttcGAAAAAGCCGTTCTTGCGGAATTATCCGCGCCGTACCTTCCACGAGATTGTTCAAATTATAGGAGTAACACTTACATAGCTCGTGGCGTTATTCTACATCGAATGGCACGTCA atttggacatgACGCAAGCAACCAGAGCAAACTATCATACATTCCCGCCGTTATATTCGGTGTGATTGCATTAAGCATTCATTTCTTTTGC CTATCTCAAACGGTGCTACAGACAGTagatatcagagaaacaatctTATCCTTGTTACTGATCATTTCTACATTGGGATACATGTTTTGGATGAACCTTGCAGTTGAACACATAATCGAGGCTGTTGAGAGCATTTCATTACGAAC GTACAATACTAACTGGTACGAAACGTCTATAGCAACCCAGAAATTACTGCAGTTGATTATACTGAATAGCAACAGAGGTTTCGAATTCAACTTTATGAGCGTCTATACTCCGTCAATCGAAGGTTTTGCTGTG CTTTTAAAGACATCGGTATCCTACTTCACTGTTCTACTGTCTATGCAGTAA
- the LOC143264802 gene encoding uncharacterized protein LOC143264802 isoform X1: MQVHAFYGKRLVIMFAASAFPSVFMTVLYHISPIILDKILPLNESRPVMFPIDLEFLIDEEQHPILNTFLKYLMLIMDVTVIVGTESLMIMLSSHLAGLYEVASYYFEKAVLAELSAPYLPRDCSNYRSNTYIARGVILHRMARQFGHDASNQSKLSYIPAVIFGVIALSIHFFCLSQTVLQTVDIRETILSLLLIISTLGYMFWMNLAVEHIIEAVESISLRTYNTNWYETSIATQKLLQLIILNSNRGFEFNFMSVYTPSIEGFAVLLKTSVSYFTVLLSMQ, encoded by the exons ATGCAAGTGCATGCTTTTTATGGGAAACGTCTAGTAATAATGTTTGCGG CCTCTGCTTTCCCATCAGTGTTTATGACGGTACTATACcatatttctcctattattttgGACAAAATTTTACCATTAAATGAGAGTCGCCCAGTAATGTTTCCAATAGATTTGGAATTCTTGATTGACGAAGAACAACATCCAATTCTCAACACTTTCCTGAAATATTTGATGCTGATAATGGACGTGACAGTAATTGTTGGGACGGAATCGCTAATGATTATGCTCAGCTCGCACCTCGCTGGATTATACGAAGTTGCTAG ttattatttcGAAAAAGCCGTTCTTGCGGAATTATCCGCGCCGTACCTTCCACGAGATTGTTCAAATTATAGGAGTAACACTTACATAGCTCGTGGCGTTATTCTACATCGAATGGCACGTCA atttggacatgACGCAAGCAACCAGAGCAAACTATCATACATTCCCGCCGTTATATTCGGTGTGATTGCATTAAGCATTCATTTCTTTTGC CTATCTCAAACGGTGCTACAGACAGTagatatcagagaaacaatctTATCCTTGTTACTGATCATTTCTACATTGGGATACATGTTTTGGATGAACCTTGCAGTTGAACACATAATCGAGGCTGTTGAGAGCATTTCATTACGAAC GTACAATACTAACTGGTACGAAACGTCTATAGCAACCCAGAAATTACTGCAGTTGATTATACTGAATAGCAACAGAGGTTTCGAATTCAACTTTATGAGCGTCTATACTCCGTCAATCGAAGGTTTTGCTGTG CTTTTAAAGACATCGGTATCCTACTTCACTGTTCTACTGTCTATGCAGTAA